Proteins from a genomic interval of bacterium:
- a CDS encoding 8-amino-7-oxononanoate synthase, with translation MDIFKKCVDFTDARDARDAGLYPYFHPLSSAQEPEVIIDGKKMIMIGSNNYLGLTTHPRVKEAAIKA, from the coding sequence ATGGATATCTTCAAAAAATGCGTTGACTTCACCGATGCCCGGGATGCCCGGGATGCCGGTCTTTACCCTTATTTCCACCCCCTGTCCTCGGCCCAGGAGCCGGAGGTGATCATCGACGGAAAGAAGATGATCATGATCGGGTCCAACAACTACCTGGGCCTGACCACCCACCCCCGGGTCAAGGAAGCGGCCATCAAGGC